The Gigantopelta aegis isolate Gae_Host unplaced genomic scaffold, Gae_host_genome ctg8265_pilon_pilon, whole genome shotgun sequence sequence AACTGTCCAAATGCTTCACAACCAACAGCACCAATTACACTGTTGATCTAGGGTGCAAGGATGGTTCACTGATCCACGTCATAAAAGAGAATTACTCCAACAGCAGTTCGAGTGATACCTGTACACAAGATCATAGCAACTGTAGAGGACGGGAggtagaaaacaatagaatACCATCTACAGACTTCAGATTACAGACGGCTTGCAATGCTAAATCAGAATGTAACGAAACTCTGGATCCGTTTTATTTCAACTGTACGGGTAGACGAATGGGGACAGTTGATTACGAATGTGTTCCAGGTATgtataaaatatgatatttcGTCTCTGAACTAAGAAAACCTCGTATCTgcatttgtatgttttttttagcGAAACCAAACAATCCGAACGGTttcatgtataataaaatattgtattatttgttaTGTCAGCCTAGCAAACATTCATGCTCACAATACATCTTTATGttgttttcaataataatattacattgcaaATGTCGTAGTCGATATCATGAACatataaagattaattgaatagcTTTCAAAACCATTGTAACGAAAGAGGGAAGACATTGGAATATGTATTCAAATATGCCACActaatttaaagacatatttataggaAGCAAATGTGTATCAACAGATTATGATTTGTCTTTAAATCATAACTTCTTGTATGTGCAAACCGGGGAGACCAATAAGGCCCCCTCCCTTCCACTGCCAgccgtaatttaaaatatgctgagatggcgttaaacatgcatttgttttctttccctTAAgtagaacagtacataccatggtctgtAATTATAAATAGTAGGTCACTTGTTTGGCAGGATTGTTTAACGtgcgtgtttgtttgtttgtttttggaatTTTAGACAGTCGGCTATCAAAACATCtggtatttataatatatatagagaaacAAAGGACTTTCATTTAAATACTGACAACATTACATGAATATATGTAATGATAAATGCTTACGTGTTGTACTTACATTTTTTACAGGATCGATGAACTACAATATGTGTGATAATCTGATAGCATCAACCAAGCTAAACGAAAGCGTGGTTTTCTTTGAAAGTCCTACGGCTGGACGATCAGATCCTATTTTGTGTAGTTGTGAGATACTTGGGCAGCACATGAGAGTTAAAATTGTAGACTTTCATGCAAATATGATGGACAAAGAGAAATGGTTTTTAAACATAACATCTGGTTTTATGCTAAATGATTCTACACCATCAAACTCATCACGTATACGATTGTTAAATAATGTACTAGGAGGATATCATGACACTGTTCATATAACGTATTACAGTGAGAATCTCAGAAATCAAAACATATGGATAGAACTCACAGGTAAGTCAAACAGCTGTCACTGTTCTTTTCTTAGGTGATATAGTTCAGTAGTAGAGAGTACGTCTGGGGTGCGATTGGTCGCTGG is a genomic window containing:
- the LOC121367009 gene encoding uncharacterized protein LOC121367009 translates to MADSRLYLCYSVLLIFLGCTFDIGIENVCGLPRHKLSKCFTTNSTNYTVDLGCKDGSLIHVIKENYSNSSSSDTCTQDHSNCRGREVENNRIPSTDFRLQTACNAKSECNETLDPFYFNCTGRRMGTVDYECVPGSMNYNMCDNLIASTKLNESVVFFESPTAGRSDPILCSCEILGQHMRVKIVDFHANMMDKEKWFLNITSGFMLNDSTPSNSSRIRLLNNVLGGYHDTVHITYYSENLRNQNIWIELT